From Coffea arabica cultivar ET-39 chromosome 2e, Coffea Arabica ET-39 HiFi, whole genome shotgun sequence, the proteins below share one genomic window:
- the LOC113731473 gene encoding cinnamyl alcohol dehydrogenase 1 yields MQKMGSLEVEKETTGWAARDPSGILSPYTYTLRNTGPEDVYVRVICCGICHTDIHQIKNDLGMSNYPMVPGHEVVGEVVEVGSEVTKFRVGDCVGVGVIVGCCKTCRPCKADIEQYCNKKIWSYNDVYTDGRPTQGGFAGAMVVHQQFVVKIPDGMSAEQAAPLLCAGVTVYSPLNHFGLKESGLRGAILGLGGVGHMGVKIAKAMGHHVTVISSSNKKREEAIEHLGADEYVVSSDSARMQEFADSIDYIIDTIPVFHPLEPYLSLLKVDGKLILMGVINTPLQFVSPMVMLGRKTITGSFVGSIKETEEMLEFCKERELTSTIEVVKMDYVNAALERLEKNDVRYRFVVDVAGSKLEQ; encoded by the exons ATGCAGAAAATGGGGAGCTTGGAAGTGGAGAAGGAAACAACTGGATGGGCAGCAAGAGACCCTTCTGGGATTCTCTCACCCTACACCTACACTCTCAG AAACACAGGCCCTGAAGATGTTTATGTCAGGGTGATATGCTGTGGGATTTGCCATACGGATATTCACCAAATCAAAAATGACCTTGGCATGTCCAATTACCCCATGGTTCCAGG GCATGAAGTAGTTGGTGAGGTGGTTGAGGTGGGATCGGAGGTCACCAAATTCAGGGTAGGAGATTGCGTTGGAGTTGGCGTAATAGTTGGATGCTGCAAGACTTGTCGCCCATGCAAAGCAGACATAGAGCAGTACTGCAACAAGAAGATTTGGTCTTACAATGATGTCTACACCGACGGCAGACCAACCCAGGGGGGTTTTGCTGGTGCCATGGTTGTTCATCAACA GTTTGTTGTGAAAATACCAGATGGTATGTCAGCAGAGCAAGCGGCACCCCTGCTGTGTGCTGGGGTGACAGTATACAGTCCACTCAACCATTTTGGCCTAAAGGAAAGTGGATTAAGAGGAGCAATACTTGGACTGGGAGGAGTGGGGCATATGGGAGTAAAAATAGCAAAAGCCATGGGGCATCATGTTACGGTCATAAGCTCTTCCAATAAAAAGAGAGAGGAGGCCATCGAGCACCTTGGTGCGGATGAGTATGTGGTCAGCTCCGACAGCGCCCGGATGCAAGAGTTTGCCGACTCGATAGACTACATCATTGACACAATCCCTGTGTTTCACCCTCTCGAGCCTTACCTGTCTTTGTTGAAGGTGGATGGTAAATTGATTCTGATGGGCGTCATCAATACTCCATTGCAATTTGTCAGCCCAATGGTTATGCTAG GAAGGAAAACGATCACGGGAAGCTTTGTTGGTAGCATAAAAGAGACGGAAGAAATGCTTGAATTTTGCAAGGAAAGGGAGCTAACATCCACGATTGAAGTTGTGAAGATGGATTACGTCAACGCGGCCCTGGAAAGGTTGGAGAAAAATGATGTTAGGTACAGATTTGTGGTGGACGTTGCCGGCAGCAAGCTTGAGCAGTGA